GACCATTGCAGGAAGCGCTGACGACAGGATGGTTCATAAATGGACCGTCATTAATATCAAGTACACACCAATTGGCATTGTCATAGGCTACGGTCACATGAGCATAGCCTGCTCGACAATCAAAACCATCTCTGATTACAAAACTGCGTGGGCCAACTATTTGTAATACGACATCTGAATCATTATAACCACTAACTACATAAATTCCAGGGTGAGTTTTATCACTCAAATGGAAAAAATCTTTGTATCCACAGAATGATTCATTGGCGTATGCATTCATCATTAAAAGGCTACTTGCTGCCAGTACCGTCCATTTTTTCATATGAAAAGACCTTCTTATTGTTATTCAGGAAATCGAATTATAGGGAATCAATGATTATTAAACAATCACCTTGTTCTTTTGTTTTTTGAAAAAACCTGTTCTACAAATTATTTCTGGGAAAGGCAGAAAATATTTCCTGTTGAAGAGATGATAAGTTACCTTGTTTCGATTTACCTAATCAGATACGCTGACAAGTCGATATTGATAATCTCCACAATATTTTGAATGAATAGAAACATTGAATTGTCAGGAGGAAAAAATGTATTCATTATTATTTCTAAAGAAGGACTTAGGACATTTGCCTGAAAAAGTTATTTTTCTTGATTTTGACGGCACTGTTGCTCTTCCTGCAAGGAAGGCAAATGGAGAATATGATATTCAGCCTGATGGGTCAATTGGCGCTTCCCACCTGGATAAGGAAAAATTTAGACGTTTAGTACAGTTTGCTATTCACGCTGATATTGCTTTGTACTTTTTGAGCGGACGTCCTGATCTTCAATCTTGTGTTGATTTAATGACTGATTTTATTGCAAGCGTCGATGGCTTTCATCCTGGTATTGGCGGATTTAAAAAGGACTCTCTGTTTTTTATCAGTAAAATGATAATGGAAGAGGGACAACTTGTTCGAAAGGAAATGACGACAAAGGCTCAGGTTATTCAATCAGTGCATCATGAAAAATACAGTTATTTACCTAATGAATCGATTTTACTGGTCGATGACATTCAAGAATACCGCGATCCTGTGCAGGAACTAGGCTACAACACTTTGTTGGCAAATCCAGAGAGTTTGGAGCATTTTGATGAAATAGAGAAATTTATTGGAGTCGCATTACAAGAAACTATCACATTCAATGCCTAGATATGTTTATGGTAGATTGAAAGATTAAGTCAAATATTTTTATACTGATGGCGCTAATGGATTTAACTCTAGTGTCCCATTGTTTTCAACAGAGGAAACTGACGTAAGCGCCCCGGACTCTGTAGACATGGCCGACTCATTGCCAGCAAATAATCCAAATCGCTTGGTCAGCTCATTGATTTTGGGCTGGGTTTTTACAGAGCTTTCCAAATTATTAAATAGTTTTCTTCTTTCCGGAGTGTACAGGCAAAGCGCTTCCAATAAGGATAAGAAGCATTGTTTTAAATAGGTAAAACTAAAATAACTTTCATGTTTGTAATCCATGATGATTCTTTCAAAATTAGGATTTTTAACATGGAAAGATATTTGGTCGACACGTTCTTTTGGCGTAAGAGTTCCATCTTCACTGATATCAACCAGTTTATTGATGAGCTCTGTTTTTTTCGCCAGCGTTTCTTCGCTTTCAAATGTCGAATTATTTTGCTCGATGGCTGCGGTGGAAAGACTAAAGTAGTTTTTAAATTGGGCTAAAGCGACTCTTACGGCATCAAGGTGATAATATTTCTCAAAATTATCTCTTTCAAAATTTTTAATTTTTTCCTTTAGCAAATTTTTTATAGTTAAATTAATATCTTCTGCGAATTTTGCGTTTTGAATAATACTTTCTTTGAAGGTTATTAAATATTCTCTAAGTTTTGTGCGATATTCCTTGTCAGTGTATTGTAAGCCTATATGACGGTTGCAGAAGGCATCTAATTGTTTATTAAATGATTCTGTAGTGTATTCTTCTATATAAAGGAGATCTTCTTGTTCCTGAGTCGATCTTAATTCTTTAAGATAGTTCAGTTTTTCCTTGGCAGTATTTGCCTTCATAAGATAGGTGGCTTTTAAGCCCTCGTAATGATGGTAACTTGCGATAATGAGAGGCTTAATGAGCTTTAATTTAGGTTCATACTCTTTCAGTTCTGAATTTAAAAGAGTGTCTAATTCATAATCCTTAGGATCTGGATCTGTATTCTCTGGTAATCGCTTTTGTAATTTTACCAATTTGTACAGAGCTTTTTTATAAGTTTCGATTAATTCATCATCAGTGGTTTTACCACCTTTTGTTTTAATAATTTCATATAACTTGATGATATGTTTATAGTTTTTTTCTATTTTATCCAAATGTTGTGTTGCATTTTCGAGTTTTTTATGAGTTGTTTTTATTCTTTGATCTATTGGTGTTTTATCACATATCATTCGAATATGGGCTTTGGAATGCAGAGCTAAAGGATGTAACAGGCCTTTATAATATTCATCCGTTATTGTTTTTAATGGCCCTGAGATAGTGCCTGGTGCCAAGCCTAGTTTATCTTCCCATGCATCAGCTTCCATCAGCATGGGGGTGAAAATCTTGGAGCGGAATTGATCCAGATTATTCATTACGGCGTCATGTGATGTGCTAATGAATTCATTCAGTTTATTCGTCATTTCTCTATAGAGAGAATACATGGCAGGCGTTTGTAAGAATAACTTGAAATAGGAGTTTGAACTTTTAATGATATTTTCTACAGTAACTGTTGCTTTCTTTGCCTTTAGGTGTAAGTCATTGAGCTCTTCTGTCGTGAGATAATTGGTATTTCTTAAACTTCTAATATGTTTGGGTGAAATATAAAAAGCATTGAGTGTATACCAAAGGGCATTGTATTTAATATCATGGTTATAAGGTACTTCTAATGGTGACACCTGATACGCATCACTGTGTTCTTGTATTGTTGCAATAAGCGTTTGCGCTTTTTCCAGTAACTCGCTTGCTATGAGTTTAAAATGAGGATCCACAGCGAGTTTTAGTGCTAATTTCTTAATTTTATTAATGTGATCATACGCTTGTATTAAATGAAAGACATAGACGCTTTCATAACTTCTGGTGTCCAGCTTTTCCAGTTCAACAACAATTTTTTCAACATGATAAAGACTGTTGAATATGCGTTTTATTGCGATAACCTGTGCGCTCTGGGCAAGCTCTTTATTTTTATCTTGCAATTCGGGGTAAGGGATTCCGTTGGGTTGTTGTTTTAATTGTGCTTTCATTGCATTATTAAATAATGAAATGATTTGATTTAACTCAGTTCTGAACTCATGTATGTATTTAGAGAAATTAGTATGTTTTATTAAATGATGGGCTCTACTTTCCAGTATTTCATCATGTTCAAGTTCGGTCGAGTCGTTTTCACTGGCAAATTTTTCCTGGGCCCATTTTAAATATTGATTACTTTTTTTACTCCATTGTAAATCAACTTCTGTAAAATAAATTTGAAAATGTTCATCCAGTTTTTCAAAGAGGTCAACTGCCGGAGCAGAATAGGCGGATGACTCATCAGAAAAGGAATGCACTAAAAATTTGTCAAAACTTATTGCAGAAGCTCTAAGTTCAGGGGGTATCCCGTCGATAAAATAGGGTTGAAATACATTGTATAAATTACGGCAGCGAGTCTTGGTCTCTTTATCAAGATTATTTAAATGAAGAATCCTTCCTTCTGTTTCAGCGATTGTTTTGGTTTGTTTTTTTAATAAAGTAATAAATTCATTATAAGCTTTACTGGCAACTCTGAATTTTTCACGTTTGTTTCTATACCATTGGTAGAGATCAAGAGCCTGTTCGGATGTTAAATCTTCGGGATTAATTAGTAAATTATGTCCTTTCTCCGACCTGAATTTTAGTTTCTCAGTAGTGCCATTGGCAGGGCTTAATGCTTTTGATTCATCAATCAGGAAGACGTTTGTTTTTTCACTATAAGGGAATAAAACCAGATTTGTTTGTTTATGGACAGATTCGATGAGGTCTCTATTCAACTCGATATGAAATTGCTGGGTTGCTTTCTTTTTGCTAATTAAAGTTTGTAATGCTTCCTGTTGTGCGAAAACAAAACGGGCATGATCAGCCGGGAGTGTGCCTCTTAACCAGCGCCACGGCTTTGTTAAATAAGAAGACCAGGATTCCGGGCTTTGCAGGCTATCGATCAACAAAATATTGAGATCAGGATCCACATCCATCATATAAGGACTGATTATTTTGTAATGGGTAATCAGTTGTTTTTTAATTTCAGTCGGTAATTGATGTATGGGCTGGTTGTTATAAGGGGGCTCATCCAATATTTTATAAAAGTTATCTAAGGCTTCTTGCGCTTTTTGAATTTTAAAAAGGGCTTTGTTCGCTTCATCAATTCGTTGATATGTTCTTTCCAGTCTTAAAGCAAGAAAACGGGAATCCTCAATACTTAGGAGCTCTTCTCCTTTTTCTTTGAAATTGACTGGTTTGGATGCGTAATAAATTAAAAGTTGGTATAGAGGTTTGATTTTTTCCATTAAAGGAATAGACAATGTGCCAGGCTTGAGCATGGCATTGTCTTCAATTTTATCTACTAACCCAAATAAAGTAGGTAACACAACATATTTTAATTGAGCCAAATTATCACGAATGACATCCTGGGATGAATGGCTGAAATGTCCCATTTGCTCAACAGAGCTCGTCGCCAATGTGATGATATTACGGATAATGTGAATGTATTTTAAAACTTTAAGGGATATGAAAAAGTCATTTCCTTTCAAATGTTCCAGGTCATTCAGTAATTTTAATGATGCGTTTTGCAACTCTTCCAGCTTTTCATTATTTAGGGTAGGCTCTTTTTCTTTGATTTGTGAAGAGTATTGCTGAATGTATTGAGTTAATTTCTCTATATAACCGGGTAATACGGCACTGAATTGAGTGAGGAATTGGTAATCCCAATCTCCTGTTCTCGGTTGCATTTGTTCTAAGGCAATTCCGGTAACTTCCCCTGCTTTATAACTTATAGGAAAATCCTTCAACGATTCTGCTAATTGCTTGGCGCACTCTTGGTGTTCCCCAGCAAAGGCTTGTAATTGTCCAATGACAGGAATAATCAGATCAATCTCTTCCTTGAACATTTCCTGCAAATCAACATCCAGGTTAGTGATTAGATAACCGGCTTGATACGCTTGGTGAATCGTATTGCTATAAAGTAATTTGAGATCAGGGAGAGTTCGTTTGATGTTCCGTATATCAATATTCTCTAAATCCAGGAAAGCTAAACGGGCATGGTAAAGGGCGTTAATCAGTTTCTTGATTTGCGAAATATTTTCAGGGTCAAGATCAAAATCGGTGAATGGAACCCCTTCTTTATTCATTTTTTCCAGGTAGGGGGCCAGCCTTAGATTGAAATGTCCACTTTTTAAAGTCGCAAG
Above is a genomic segment from Legionella pneumophila subsp. pascullei containing:
- the sdhA gene encoding Dot/Icm T4SS effector SdhA; amino-acid sequence: MISEKIKLLESFKQNQFSKLIEKINAKILATLKSGHFNLRLAPYLEKMNKEGVPFTDFDLDPENISQIKKLINALYHARLAFLDLENIDIRNIKRTLPDLKLLYSNTIHQAYQAGYLITNLDVDLQEMFKEEIDLIIPVIGQLQAFAGEHQECAKQLAESLKDFPISYKAGEVTGIALEQMQPRTGDWDYQFLTQFSAVLPGYIEKLTQYIQQYSSQIKEKEPTLNNEKLEELQNASLKLLNDLEHLKGNDFFISLKVLKYIHIIRNIITLATSSVEQMGHFSHSSQDVIRDNLAQLKYVVLPTLFGLVDKIEDNAMLKPGTLSIPLMEKIKPLYQLLIYYASKPVNFKEKGEELLSIEDSRFLALRLERTYQRIDEANKALFKIQKAQEALDNFYKILDEPPYNNQPIHQLPTEIKKQLITHYKIISPYMMDVDPDLNILLIDSLQSPESWSSYLTKPWRWLRGTLPADHARFVFAQQEALQTLISKKKATQQFHIELNRDLIESVHKQTNLVLFPYSEKTNVFLIDESKALSPANGTTEKLKFRSEKGHNLLINPEDLTSEQALDLYQWYRNKREKFRVASKAYNEFITLLKKQTKTIAETEGRILHLNNLDKETKTRCRNLYNVFQPYFIDGIPPELRASAISFDKFLVHSFSDESSAYSAPAVDLFEKLDEHFQIYFTEVDLQWSKKSNQYLKWAQEKFASENDSTELEHDEILESRAHHLIKHTNFSKYIHEFRTELNQIISLFNNAMKAQLKQQPNGIPYPELQDKNKELAQSAQVIAIKRIFNSLYHVEKIVVELEKLDTRSYESVYVFHLIQAYDHINKIKKLALKLAVDPHFKLIASELLEKAQTLIATIQEHSDAYQVSPLEVPYNHDIKYNALWYTLNAFYISPKHIRSLRNTNYLTTEELNDLHLKAKKATVTVENIIKSSNSYFKLFLQTPAMYSLYREMTNKLNEFISTSHDAVMNNLDQFRSKIFTPMLMEADAWEDKLGLAPGTISGPLKTITDEYYKGLLHPLALHSKAHIRMICDKTPIDQRIKTTHKKLENATQHLDKIEKNYKHIIKLYEIIKTKGGKTTDDELIETYKKALYKLVKLQKRLPENTDPDPKDYELDTLLNSELKEYEPKLKLIKPLIIASYHHYEGLKATYLMKANTAKEKLNYLKELRSTQEQEDLLYIEEYTTESFNKQLDAFCNRHIGLQYTDKEYRTKLREYLITFKESIIQNAKFAEDINLTIKNLLKEKIKNFERDNFEKYYHLDAVRVALAQFKNYFSLSTAAIEQNNSTFESEETLAKKTELINKLVDISEDGTLTPKERVDQISFHVKNPNFERIIMDYKHESYFSFTYLKQCFLSLLEALCLYTPERRKLFNNLESSVKTQPKINELTKRFGLFAGNESAMSTESGALTSVSSVENNGTLELNPLAPSV